A region of Phalacrocorax carbo chromosome 9, bPhaCar2.1, whole genome shotgun sequence DNA encodes the following proteins:
- the PCNX4 gene encoding pecanex-like protein 4 isoform X2 produces the protein MGPDVPLLNDYKQEFFLKRFPQTLLGGPRFKLGYCAPPYVYVNQIILFLTPWVLGGVGTLLYQLGIMKDYYTAALSGGLMFVTALILQMTNLYAKQKTARVERMQIQNTLTDEDEFEFSSCVGSETVKFIIPGKKYIINTVFHSLLAGVLCGLGTWYLLPNRITLLYSNIGGTVMIFVFGWVTVCIGEYSLIINTATETATFQALDTYEITALMRPFYIFVFIAVDLAHRFAVNTAILEQTNQILHIVFLFLPFLWAMGILPPLDALFLWGMEQLLEFGLGGSPMSSNTKEIQRVYLFGVFRNPFYPKDVRTVTVFMEKQRRLMKVGVVRRILLTLVSPFAMIAFLSLDRSLQNLHSVSVCIGFTRIFRMVWQNTENALLDIVVMSIAQMLVFNPDLWWNRSLDTGIRLLLVGILRDRLLQFVSKLQFAIAILLTSWTEKKQRRKSTATLITLNVVFFPILLTFVAISALLSSPLLPLFTLPVFLIGFPRPIRSWPGPVGATACVCSDTVYYQQMVPSLAVALQSALAAGSLGLSLPGSHYLCRFQDRLMWILVLEKGFTYCGVNIKGLELQETSCHAAEAHRVDEIFEMAFEHQEHTKILSPNHHFGHILTPCTVLPVRLYSDARNVLSGIIDSHENLKQLKDDFIKVLVWMLVQYCYKKSKTWGSPGNADENKKGSFPENQHSGAVERSRPLREEDSFSVDTIEDWTDDSDIFDLEPSGRMKDRKEPGQLGMTPKVHLSIPGSVETQSQDGPQEMLPEDKLYRAVALGLPAVDKGKQQEVVPHVEFSCCYSELLSIPEEWRTAPVPTSKVNEMRQRFPEEWYHFILSQLDFFHLKEKPSNLLEDLMKDKALKDLYIHGVLSCCFGLFGLDNTVPAASHVFRAYTGGIPWSVGLDWLTGKPELFQLALKAFRYTFKLMVDKASLGPVENFKELVNCLEEYENDWYIGLVSDREWQQAVLQEKPYLFSLGHDPNMGIYTGRVLTLQELLVQVGKLNDEAVRGQWANLSWELLYATNDDEERYSIQAHPVLLRNLTVQAADPPLGYPVYSSELLHLPLF, from the exons ATGGGTCCAGATGTACCTCTGCTGAATGATTACAAACAGGAGTTCTTCTTGAAGCGCTTTCCACAGACTCTGCTGGGAGGTCCCCGGTTTAAATTAGGCTATTGCGCCCCTCCTTACGTATACGTGAATCAGATTATTCTTTTCTTGACGCCATGGGTTTTGGGAGGAGTAGGAACACTTTTGTACCAATTAGGCATTATGAAAGACTATTACACTGCAGCACTTTCAGGAGGACTGATGTTTGTTACTGCACTTATCCTTCAGATGACAAATCtatatgcaaaacagaaaacagcgAGAGTAGAAAGAATGCAAATTCAGAATACCCTAACGGATGAAGATGAGTTTGAATTTTCCAGCTGTGTAGGTTCAGAGACAGTAAAATTTATTATTCCTGGCAAGAAGTATATAATCAACACTGTATTTCATTCCCTTCTGGCAGGGGTGTTGTGTGGGTTGGGAACTTGGTATTTGCTGCCAAACAGAATAACCTTGCTGTATAGCAACATCGGAGGAACTGTTATGATCTTTGTATTTGGATGGGTGACTGTATGTATAGGAGAGTATTCGTTAATCATAAACACGGCTACCGAAACAGCTACTTTCCAAGCACTGGATACTTACGAAATCACTGCTCTGATGAGACCTTtctatatttttgtctttattgcAGTGGATCTTGCACACAG GTTTGCTGTCAACACAGCCATTCTAGAACAGACAAACCAGATTTTGCACAtcgtatttctttttctgccgTTCTTATGGGCAATGGGAATTCTGCCCCCGCTTGATGCGCTTTTTCTATGGGGAATGGAACAACTCTTGGAGTTTGGACTAGGAGGTTCACCTATGTCAAGTAACACAAA AGAGATTCAGAGAGTGTACTTGTTTGGAGTCTTCCGAAACCCCTTTTATCCAAAGGATGTCAGGACTGTGACTGTGTTCATGGAGAAGCAAAGAAGGCTAATGAAAGTTGGTGTTGTCAGGAGGATTTTACTAACTCTAG TGTCTCCGTTTGCTATGATAGCATTCCTGTCACTAGACCGTTCGCTACAGAATCTTCATTCTGTGTCTGTTTGCATTGGATTCACAAGAATATTTAGGATg GTCTGGCAGAATACAGAAAATGCCCTGCTGGACATAGTGGTCATGTCAATAGCTCAAATGTTGGTGTTTAATCCAGACCTCTGGTGGAACAGGAGCCTTGATACAGGAATCAGACTCTTGCTG GTTGGTATCCTACGGGATCGGCTGCTTCAGTTTGTCTCAAAGTTGCAGTTTGCCATAGCTATTCTTTTGACATCGTggacagagaaaaaacaacGTCGTAAATCTACTGCCACCTTAATCACACTCAATGTCGTCTTCTTCCCGATCCTGCTGACCTTTGTCGCCATCTCTGcactcctttcttctcccttgctGCCACTCTTCACGCTACCGGTATTTTTGATTGGGTTTCCTCGGCCCATCCGAAGCTGGCCAGGACCTGTGGGCGCTACAGCATGTGTTTGCTCCGATACCGTGTACTACCAGCAGATGGTTCCAAGTCTGGCTGTTGCTCTGCAGTCTGCACTAGCAGCCGGTAGCCTAG gtctctctctACCTGGATCACATTACTTGTGCCGTTTTCAGGATAGACTGATGTGGATATTGGTGCTAGAAAAAGGCTTCACTTACTGTGGTGTTAACATTAAG GGGCTAGAATTGCAGGAAACATCCTGTCATGCTGCTGAAGCTCACAGAGTTGATGAAATTTTTGAAATGGCCTTTGAACATCAGGAGCACACAAAGATTCTCTCTCCTAATCACCATTTCGGACACATTTTGACTCCTTGTACTGTTCTACCTGTGCGGCTGTATTCCGATGCCAGAAATGTGTTATCTGGAATAATTGACTCTCATGAGAATTTAAAGCAACTGAAAGATGATTTCATTAAAGTGCTCGTATGGATGCTTGTCCAGTATTGTTacaaaaaatcaaaaacatGGGGAAGCCCAGGCAATGCCGACGAGAACAAAAAAGGATCGTTTCCAGAAAATCAGCATAGCGGTGCAGTAGAGAGGTCCAGACCTCTGAGGGAAGAAGATAGCTTTAGTGTTGATACAATTGAGGACTGGACTGATGACAGTGACATTTTTGATCTTGAACCCAGTGGcagaatgaaagacagaaaagaaccTGGGCAGTTGGGAATGACACCAAAAGTACATCTGTCTATTCCAGGATCTGTAGAAACACAGAGCCAAGATGGCCCACAAGAAATGTTACCAGAAGATAAATTATACAGGGCTGTTGCGCTTGGGCTTCCAGCTGTAGACAAAGGGAAACAGCAAGAAGTTGTACCTCATGTTGAATTTAGTTGCTGTTACTCAGAGCTACTGAGCATCCCTGAAGAATGGAGAACAGCCCCAGTGCCTACTTCCAAGGTCAATGAGATGAGGCAGAGGTTTCCAGAAGAATGGTACCATTTTATTTTGAGTCAACTGGActtttttcatctgaaagaaaagcctTCCAATTTACTTGAAGACCTTATGAAAGATAAAGCTTTGAAAGACTTATACATCCACGGAGTATTGTCGTGTTGTTTTGGTCTGTTTGGACTGGATAACACCGTGCCTGCTGCGAGCCATGTGTTCAGAGCGTACACTGGTGGCATTCCATGGTCTGTTGGTTTGGACTGGCTAACTGGCAAACCGGAGCTGTTCCAGCTTGCATTAAAAGCATtcag ATACACTTTTAAGCTTATGGTTGACAAAGCAAGCCTGGGTCCCGTTGAGAACTTCAAGGAGCTGGTTAACTGTTTGGAAGAATATGAAAATGATTGGTACATTGGGTTGGTATCAGATCGCGAGTGGCAGCAAGCGGTTCTGCAGGAAAAGCCGTACCTTTTTTCACTGGGGCATGACCCAAACAtg GGAATTTACACTGGGCGAGTCCTCACTCTTCAGGAATTGCTAGTACAAGTGGGAAAGCTTAATGACGAAGCTGTCCGAGGTCAGTGGGCAAATCTGTCCTGGGAGCTGCTGTATGCTACAAATGATGATGAGGAACGCTACAGCATCCAGGCACACCCCGTTCTTCTGCGAAACCTTACTGTGCAAGCTGCGGACCCGCCTCTTGGCTACCCCGTTTATTCATCTGAACTTCTGCATCTGCCTTTGTTTTAG
- the PCNX4 gene encoding pecanex-like protein 4 isoform X1, with the protein MGPDVPLLNDYKQEFFLKRFPQTLLGGPRFKLGYCAPPYVYVNQIILFLTPWVLGGVGTLLYQLGIMKDYYTAALSGGLMFVTALILQMTNLYAKQKTARVERMQIQNTLTDEDEFEFSSCVGSETVKFIIPGKKYIINTVFHSLLAGVLCGLGTWYLLPNRITLLYSNIGGTVMIFVFGWVTVCIGEYSLIINTATETATFQALDTYEITALMRPFYIFVFIAVDLAHRFAVNTAILEQTNQILHIVFLFLPFLWAMGILPPLDALFLWGMEQLLEFGLGGSPMSSNTKLLVMFLISAGTAIASYFIPSTLGVILFMTGFGFILSLNLSEIGFAFKHTMISHLASSKSKNMHRGLRIQFGWREFIFYLTVLIFALIEASLLHQFAGFSSFSKASPQAIASYILIVLLIIMWILREIQRVYLFGVFRNPFYPKDVRTVTVFMEKQRRLMKVGVVRRILLTLVSPFAMIAFLSLDRSLQNLHSVSVCIGFTRIFRMVWQNTENALLDIVVMSIAQMLVFNPDLWWNRSLDTGIRLLLVGILRDRLLQFVSKLQFAIAILLTSWTEKKQRRKSTATLITLNVVFFPILLTFVAISALLSSPLLPLFTLPVFLIGFPRPIRSWPGPVGATACVCSDTVYYQQMVPSLAVALQSALAAGSLGLSLPGSHYLCRFQDRLMWILVLEKGFTYCGVNIKGLELQETSCHAAEAHRVDEIFEMAFEHQEHTKILSPNHHFGHILTPCTVLPVRLYSDARNVLSGIIDSHENLKQLKDDFIKVLVWMLVQYCYKKSKTWGSPGNADENKKGSFPENQHSGAVERSRPLREEDSFSVDTIEDWTDDSDIFDLEPSGRMKDRKEPGQLGMTPKVHLSIPGSVETQSQDGPQEMLPEDKLYRAVALGLPAVDKGKQQEVVPHVEFSCCYSELLSIPEEWRTAPVPTSKVNEMRQRFPEEWYHFILSQLDFFHLKEKPSNLLEDLMKDKALKDLYIHGVLSCCFGLFGLDNTVPAASHVFRAYTGGIPWSVGLDWLTGKPELFQLALKAFRYTFKLMVDKASLGPVENFKELVNCLEEYENDWYIGLVSDREWQQAVLQEKPYLFSLGHDPNMGIYTGRVLTLQELLVQVGKLNDEAVRGQWANLSWELLYATNDDEERYSIQAHPVLLRNLTVQAADPPLGYPVYSSELLHLPLF; encoded by the exons ATGGGTCCAGATGTACCTCTGCTGAATGATTACAAACAGGAGTTCTTCTTGAAGCGCTTTCCACAGACTCTGCTGGGAGGTCCCCGGTTTAAATTAGGCTATTGCGCCCCTCCTTACGTATACGTGAATCAGATTATTCTTTTCTTGACGCCATGGGTTTTGGGAGGAGTAGGAACACTTTTGTACCAATTAGGCATTATGAAAGACTATTACACTGCAGCACTTTCAGGAGGACTGATGTTTGTTACTGCACTTATCCTTCAGATGACAAATCtatatgcaaaacagaaaacagcgAGAGTAGAAAGAATGCAAATTCAGAATACCCTAACGGATGAAGATGAGTTTGAATTTTCCAGCTGTGTAGGTTCAGAGACAGTAAAATTTATTATTCCTGGCAAGAAGTATATAATCAACACTGTATTTCATTCCCTTCTGGCAGGGGTGTTGTGTGGGTTGGGAACTTGGTATTTGCTGCCAAACAGAATAACCTTGCTGTATAGCAACATCGGAGGAACTGTTATGATCTTTGTATTTGGATGGGTGACTGTATGTATAGGAGAGTATTCGTTAATCATAAACACGGCTACCGAAACAGCTACTTTCCAAGCACTGGATACTTACGAAATCACTGCTCTGATGAGACCTTtctatatttttgtctttattgcAGTGGATCTTGCACACAG GTTTGCTGTCAACACAGCCATTCTAGAACAGACAAACCAGATTTTGCACAtcgtatttctttttctgccgTTCTTATGGGCAATGGGAATTCTGCCCCCGCTTGATGCGCTTTTTCTATGGGGAATGGAACAACTCTTGGAGTTTGGACTAGGAGGTTCACCTATGTCAAGTAACACAAA GTTATTAGTAATGTTTCTCATTTCTGCTGGAACAGCAATAGCATCGTATTTCATTCCCAGCACTCTCGGTGTGATCCTCTTCATGACTGGATTTGGGTTCATACTGAGTCTTAACCTAAGCGAGATTGGTTTTGCCTTCAAACACACCATGATCAGCCATTTAGCCTCCAGCAAATCTAAAAATATGCACAGAGGTCTTAGAATACAATTTGGGTGgagggaatttattttttatttgactgTGTTGATATTTGCTCTCATAGAAGCTAGCCTGCTGCATCAATTTGCAGGCTTTTCATCATTTTCCAAAGCCAGTCCTCAGGCTATAGCGAGTTACATTCTGATCGTATTACTTATAATTATGTGGATTCTTAGAGAGATTCAGAGAGTGTACTTGTTTGGAGTCTTCCGAAACCCCTTTTATCCAAAGGATGTCAGGACTGTGACTGTGTTCATGGAGAAGCAAAGAAGGCTAATGAAAGTTGGTGTTGTCAGGAGGATTTTACTAACTCTAG TGTCTCCGTTTGCTATGATAGCATTCCTGTCACTAGACCGTTCGCTACAGAATCTTCATTCTGTGTCTGTTTGCATTGGATTCACAAGAATATTTAGGATg GTCTGGCAGAATACAGAAAATGCCCTGCTGGACATAGTGGTCATGTCAATAGCTCAAATGTTGGTGTTTAATCCAGACCTCTGGTGGAACAGGAGCCTTGATACAGGAATCAGACTCTTGCTG GTTGGTATCCTACGGGATCGGCTGCTTCAGTTTGTCTCAAAGTTGCAGTTTGCCATAGCTATTCTTTTGACATCGTggacagagaaaaaacaacGTCGTAAATCTACTGCCACCTTAATCACACTCAATGTCGTCTTCTTCCCGATCCTGCTGACCTTTGTCGCCATCTCTGcactcctttcttctcccttgctGCCACTCTTCACGCTACCGGTATTTTTGATTGGGTTTCCTCGGCCCATCCGAAGCTGGCCAGGACCTGTGGGCGCTACAGCATGTGTTTGCTCCGATACCGTGTACTACCAGCAGATGGTTCCAAGTCTGGCTGTTGCTCTGCAGTCTGCACTAGCAGCCGGTAGCCTAG gtctctctctACCTGGATCACATTACTTGTGCCGTTTTCAGGATAGACTGATGTGGATATTGGTGCTAGAAAAAGGCTTCACTTACTGTGGTGTTAACATTAAG GGGCTAGAATTGCAGGAAACATCCTGTCATGCTGCTGAAGCTCACAGAGTTGATGAAATTTTTGAAATGGCCTTTGAACATCAGGAGCACACAAAGATTCTCTCTCCTAATCACCATTTCGGACACATTTTGACTCCTTGTACTGTTCTACCTGTGCGGCTGTATTCCGATGCCAGAAATGTGTTATCTGGAATAATTGACTCTCATGAGAATTTAAAGCAACTGAAAGATGATTTCATTAAAGTGCTCGTATGGATGCTTGTCCAGTATTGTTacaaaaaatcaaaaacatGGGGAAGCCCAGGCAATGCCGACGAGAACAAAAAAGGATCGTTTCCAGAAAATCAGCATAGCGGTGCAGTAGAGAGGTCCAGACCTCTGAGGGAAGAAGATAGCTTTAGTGTTGATACAATTGAGGACTGGACTGATGACAGTGACATTTTTGATCTTGAACCCAGTGGcagaatgaaagacagaaaagaaccTGGGCAGTTGGGAATGACACCAAAAGTACATCTGTCTATTCCAGGATCTGTAGAAACACAGAGCCAAGATGGCCCACAAGAAATGTTACCAGAAGATAAATTATACAGGGCTGTTGCGCTTGGGCTTCCAGCTGTAGACAAAGGGAAACAGCAAGAAGTTGTACCTCATGTTGAATTTAGTTGCTGTTACTCAGAGCTACTGAGCATCCCTGAAGAATGGAGAACAGCCCCAGTGCCTACTTCCAAGGTCAATGAGATGAGGCAGAGGTTTCCAGAAGAATGGTACCATTTTATTTTGAGTCAACTGGActtttttcatctgaaagaaaagcctTCCAATTTACTTGAAGACCTTATGAAAGATAAAGCTTTGAAAGACTTATACATCCACGGAGTATTGTCGTGTTGTTTTGGTCTGTTTGGACTGGATAACACCGTGCCTGCTGCGAGCCATGTGTTCAGAGCGTACACTGGTGGCATTCCATGGTCTGTTGGTTTGGACTGGCTAACTGGCAAACCGGAGCTGTTCCAGCTTGCATTAAAAGCATtcag ATACACTTTTAAGCTTATGGTTGACAAAGCAAGCCTGGGTCCCGTTGAGAACTTCAAGGAGCTGGTTAACTGTTTGGAAGAATATGAAAATGATTGGTACATTGGGTTGGTATCAGATCGCGAGTGGCAGCAAGCGGTTCTGCAGGAAAAGCCGTACCTTTTTTCACTGGGGCATGACCCAAACAtg GGAATTTACACTGGGCGAGTCCTCACTCTTCAGGAATTGCTAGTACAAGTGGGAAAGCTTAATGACGAAGCTGTCCGAGGTCAGTGGGCAAATCTGTCCTGGGAGCTGCTGTATGCTACAAATGATGATGAGGAACGCTACAGCATCCAGGCACACCCCGTTCTTCTGCGAAACCTTACTGTGCAAGCTGCGGACCCGCCTCTTGGCTACCCCGTTTATTCATCTGAACTTCTGCATCTGCCTTTGTTTTAG